In Oryza glaberrima chromosome 8, OglaRS2, whole genome shotgun sequence, the following are encoded in one genomic region:
- the LOC127782882 gene encoding F-box protein At3g26010-like, with the protein MAILKSCSIDSEIALIGDDLLSEIIVRLPFKSVARSACVSKDWRAAVSDDYLRRRLPLLMTTVYFPDDDAVAAGGGGGGGPRFACAASDGNDGHRLEDCDLGFLPERGGVVVCDGCNGLLLCRSPGTPEFFVVDPVTRRWAALPAPAKAATLSVLAFDPSTSPDYRVVNFTGWRDRGAAVEVFSSATWAWTARDTEFGGVPASSLSGSMHYHDGILYILGSEPDCLVSLNLADFSSTAAVIDLPEPVDGGDAHVAHSGGRLHYIFRDGELLKVWELDDDDQWRPKHAVKVEHLAHGGDEVRFLAMHPEEEDVVYTWSPWKVVEHDLRRKTTTCHCQAWEFGEGERNRVVKAWLVPSSCYLSDCLAHCPVKC; encoded by the coding sequence ATGGCAATTCTGAAGAGTTGTTCAATTGACAGTGAGATCGCCCTCATCGGCGACGATCTTCTGTCGGAGATAATCGTCAGGCTCCCGTTCAAATCCGTGGCGCGCTCCGCCTGCGTCTCCAAGGATtggcgcgccgccgtctccgacgACTACCTCCGCCGCAGGCTGCCGCTGCTCATGACCACCGTGTActtccccgacgacgacgctgtcgccgccggcggcggaggtggaggtggcccGCGGTTCGCGTGCGCGGCGTCCGACGGCAACGATGGTCACCGCCTCGAGGACTGCGACCTCGGGTTCTTGCCGGAACGCGGCGGCGTTGTGGTATGCGACGGCTGCAATGGCTTGCTGCTCTGTCGATCGCCCGGCACGCCGGAGTTCTTCGTCGTCGACCCGGTGAcgaggcggtgggcggcgctcCCGGCGCCAGCGAAGGCGGCGACGCTGTCCGTGCTGGCGTTCGACCCGTCCACCTCGCCGGACTACCGCGTGGTCAACTTCACCGGGTGGCGCgaccgcggcgcggcggtggaggtgttCTCATCGGCGACGTGGGCGTGGACGGCGCGCGACACGGAGTTCGGCGGCGTCCCGGCGAGCTCGCTCTCCGGCTCGATGCACTACCACGACGGCATCCTCTACATCCTCGGCTCCGAACCCGACTGCCTCGTCTCCCTAAACCTCGCCGACTTCTCATCCACGGCGGCGGTGATCGACCTCCCCGAgccggtggacggcggcgacgcccacGTCGCGCACTCCGGCGGCCGGCTGCACTACATCTTCCGCGACGGCGAGCTTCTCAAGGTCTGggagctcgacgacgacgaccaatgGCGGCCGAAGCATGCCGTCAAGGTGGAACACCTCGCGCATGGAGGAGACGAGGTGAGGTTCTTGGCGATGcacccggaggaggaggacgtggtGTACACGTGGTCGCCATGGAAGGTGGTGGAGCACGATctgaggaggaagacgacgacctgCCATTGCCAAGCTTGGGAGTTTGGTGAGGGGGAGAGGAATCGTGTCGTCAAGGCGTGGCTCGTGCCGTCGTCGTGCTACCTATCGGATTGCTTAGCTCATTGTCCCGTGAAGTGTTGa